A region of the Spirochaetota bacterium genome:
TAATCATACACAAGTTAGCGATATTTTGGATGTTTCACCAAGTGGCTATCCAATAACAAACTCACAAGATACAAACATCACAAGAGGTGATATTGAAGCATGGAGAGGGTTCTACTCAAATCTAAAGTCTCCAGGGAGCTTAAGGTTCCAAACGGAATTACAAGCTGCTCTATATTTTGCGGAAAAACACAGACTTACAGTTGGTGCGGTTCTTGATATTTTAAGAGGTTTAGGTGCTTCTTGGAATAGGCTTGATTACTCAACTCTTGTAGAAGGTCCAACTAATGTTATAGATGTTCATCCTTATGTTGATGTTGATAAGCAACTCGCATCTTGGATAAAAGCAAGTCTCTACGCTCAATGGGAAGTTCCTGTTATAAGTGAAGTGCTATTTGTTACGCTAGGTGGTAGAGGAGATGCTTACATAGTTAGTAATCAAACGAGGTTTGAGATAAACCCGAGGAGTGGTATAGTTTTAAAACCGTTTGAGGGAGCTGCTTTTAAACTACTTGTTGGTAAAGCGTTTAGGGAGCCTACAGTGTTTGAACTATGGGGTGCTGCTAACAAGCAAGGTGGTATCCAGAAGCTCAAGTCAGCGTCAACTTGGACCTTTGAGTTAAGTTGGTTCCAGATCATTTCTGATTGGTTACAGAACTCACTTGCAGGATTTTATAATTATGGAGAGAACTTTAAAGTTACGATACCAGAGCAAGGTTCTGGTGTAACTGAAGTCCCGATTGTAAGGATATGGGGTGCTGAAGAGTATCTAAAGATTACTCTACCATTCTTCCCAAGCATCCAGATAACGCTAGGTTATACCTACCAAACAGGAGTTCAGTCATACTGGAAAGTAACCGTTCAAGGAACTACAACAAACTCAAACTGGGTTGACGGAAGCATACCGACAATCCCTCAACATAAAGGTAGTGTAATCGTATCTTACAAAGTTCTAGAAAATGCTTATCTATCCATACTTAATTATATCGTTGGTGATATTGACCCAGGGCTAGGAAACTCATTATCAACAACATTAGGAAGACTTCCAGCGTATTGGATAGTTGATGCATCATTATTGGTCAATGATATATTCACTTTTGCTAATACTTCCTATGATCTTAATATAGCAGTTAGAAACCTTCTCAACCAAGAGTGGTGGAACCTCAACCCAAGAAACGGTGGTGCAGGACTTTCACCAGCGGCATTTCCACAGAAAGGTATCAACTTTGAAGTATCTCTAACGGGTAGGCTATAAGATATTTTTGGATTTATAGGGGGATAATTCCCCCTTGTTTGATAATTTGTAAGCGACTCTGTTTCATAAGATCAAAATTCAAAAGATCAAAATTCAAAACTTCTAAAAATACCTAGACCAATAGAAAAACCTCTTCTAGTTCTAGGTTCATTTACGTCTTGGTAACTCCTAACATAATAATCGTCAAAACTTGTCTGTATTTCTGCTCCAAGTTCCTTGCTAAACTGATACATAATTGATAAACTTAAACCTGTGTAATCAGAAATATTATCTCCATTTCTTCTAGGGAATGTAAAATAAGTAACGATATCAAAGTCTAGTATATTCAGATATATGCAGAAACGAGGTTGTAGAGGTAGAATTCCATCCTGTAGAAATCTAATTACTAAGAAATCTATTCCAAGACCAATAGGACCTATAATCTTAGTTCCTAGGTATACGGAAATCTCTTTTGATGTATTTCCTACTCTTGTTTTATTAGTATTGAATGAAATCAGAAGACTTGGTATGCTAAATCCAGCGAACCATCCATTACCTAGTAATCCACCTTTTGAGTTGTTTATATATCTAAAAGCTATAGAAGGATAGATTGTAAAACCTAGATCAAAAAAGTATGATAATATGTTAAATGATATTAAAAACCGTCCAGGTACTGTAACCTCCTCAAACCTCTCTTCTATTATCTTTCTATACTCCACCGCTAGTGATTCTTCATACTTCGGTAAAACCTTATTAGCACCTTCTCTGAAGTCCTCAACGACGCTGTCAATGACTTCAAATATCCTATCAACATCATACTCAAATTCATACTCTCTAGATACCTTAACACTCTTGTTCGCCACATCCAGAAGGTGTAAAACCAACCTATATTGGTTTTTAGACTTCTTTGATACAAAACCATAGATTGAGAAATCTACCTTGCTTTTAGTCCCCTCATTTAGAACCTCATTTCTGTCAATTAAGTTTGTGTTTATGTCAGTCATATCAAAGTCTCTTGATAGAATGAGTAAAGATGATTTTTTTATAGCATTCGCAACACCACTACCAACAACATCAAAACTCTCTATGTTAAAAATACCTATCTTCCATTTAGCAGAAGCGTATTCAACAAGCAGTGTTAAGAATATTACAAAAACGAAGACAAATCTCATAAATTACCCCTAGAACTTGTATCTTAGAAATACAGATTCGGAAATAGAAGCACTATAAACGAAAACTATATTGCTACCATCTAATAAATAGCCAGTGGTTCCTAAAGACAATGTCAATGCTTTTATTTGGAAACCCAAAGAGATGTTATCAATGAAAGATGTTTCAAAGGAAATCATTATCCCTAAAAACCTGACATTCCCCGGTTCCGCTGCACTACTATCAATCACTACATTCTCTCCTCCTACATTCCCTGACAGAACTAAAAGTGGAATAAAGGATAAAGCTTCATTCTTACTGAACTTTAACTTCACAACGGGGAATAGGTAGAGGTTATCAAAACTTATTCTTTCCAAATCTGATTGAAGATTAAGTGTTTCGTTATTGTGTTTTGTAAATCCTCTGATTTCAAACACTGAATGTTCATACAACATTCCAAGTCCTATCATCATAAAACCTTTGAAAAACCAGAAACCACTAGATAAGTCAATACAAAAATTGGGGCTCGGTTTGGGTTCAATAGATAATCCTAAAGAAAGCGAGAAATATCTAGTATCTAAACCATAACTTAAGCCAATCATATATCTAATGCTATATTCAGGTTTTTGTTCAAAGTCTTCGGTAATTGGGAAAATGTTCGTTTGTCCCATATTAATGTTAGTTCCCAATGATTCTTTTTCAAGACGTATTATTGGTTGAGTGGGATTGATATGTACTGCAATGCTATGCTTTGTTCTTGTTTCTTCAAGAGGGCTTACATAGTCAATTTCTACTATCTCCTTGAGTATCTTTTCTGGTTCCTTTGGAGGAAATATTTCTAGAATGTTTGAAACTATTGCTTCAACCTTATCATCACTCAAGGAGATATTCGTTAGCAACCCTTTGGTTGTAAATATTCTTAATGTCTTGTTGCTTATTGCTAGAAGACCAGACAGTTTGTTATCAGACATAAACTTCATCTTTTCGTTATCATCACCTATCTTACCAATGTGGTAATATATATTTAATTTACCGGAGTTTGCGAGTTTTGTCTCCATAAGCATAGCCATAAATCTACTATCACTATCTTCCGGAATTACCGATATAGTTTGATTTTGAATACCTGATGTGTATGTGCTAAATACAACACATATTAATGATACAAAAAATGACTTTTTCATAATTAATATTATGATAATCAAATTAAGGGTTTAGTGTAAATTTTTAGATATTAAATACCATTAGTATGATTTTTAGCATCTACTCAAGTTGAGTAAGAGAGTGAAGATTTGTTAAAATATTGCAAACATTTTAATAATGTTTTTTGGAGAGAGAGATTTTTGGAGAGAGAGATGTCAGCCGAACTAAAGGAAGATATTAACGAAAGAACTAAGGAACATTTGAACATTTTGAAACTTTCAGAGGACGAGTATAGACTTATAGTTGAGTACTTAGGTAGGAAACCGAATGAAATTGAACTTGGGATGTTTGGAGCATTGTGGAGCGAACATTGTGGATACAAGCATACGAGAAAACTACTGAAAGAACTGCCTACAGAAGGTAAATACATCTATGTTGGACCTGGTGAGAATGCTGGTGTCATAAGAGTAGATGATTTAGCAATAGTCTTCAAGATAGAGAGCCATAACCATCCTAGTGCCGTGGAACCCTATCAAGGTGCTGCAACTGGAGTTGGTGGAATCGTTAGAGACATTCTCTCAATGGGAGCAAGACCTGTAGCACTTCTTGACTCCTTAAGATTTGGAGATCCGTCGAAACCTAAGGTTAAACATCTCCTTACAGGTGTCGTTAGAGGTATATCTGATTACGGAAACTGTATTGGAGTTCCTACGGTTGCAGGAGAAGTGTATTTTGAAGATGCTTACGAAAATAATCCTCTCGTCAATGTAATGTGTGTAGGTATAACAAAAGTGGACAAACTTGTAAAATCTGTTGCTAAAGGTGTTGGAAACTTGGTTGTTTATTACGGTGCTAAAACTGGTAGGGATGGTGTTCATGGTGCTACCTTTGCATCTGCTGAACTTAACACTTCGTCAAATGAGGATAGGTCAAGCATCCAGATAGCTGACCCTTTCGTTGAAAAGAAACTCATAGAGGCAACACTAGAACTTGCTGAAAATAACTTAGTTGTATCTATACAAGATATGGGTGCTGCTGGACTTACAAGCTCATCCTGTGAGATGGCGTCAAAGGGAGGTGTTGGAATTGAACTTGAAATTGATAAAGTTCCTGTTAGGGTAAGTGACATTACACCTTATGAGATTATGCTATCAGAGTCGCAGGAAAGAATGCTAGCAATCGTTGAACCATCTAAACTTGATAAGGTTAAAGAAGTTCTTGAGAGATGGGAGTTAGATTGGGCTGTGATAGGAAAGATAACTAATACAAAACGATGTGTTGTGAAGTATAATAATGAAAAAATTGTAGATTTGCCGCTAAAATATCTGGTTGATGAGGTTCCATTCTACCAAAAACCATCCAAAGAGGATACCGAAGTAAGGAAAATAAGAGATATAAAGCCAACTGTCTTCATAGAAGATCTGAAATCATCTATTCTCAAGCTCTTGTCCTCTCCAAATATATCTTCCAAGAGGTGGATATACGAGCAATACGATTGGTCTGTCCAAACGAATACGGTCATACCACCTGGTAAAGCGGGTGCTACTGTTATAAGGATTAAGGATACCAACAAAGGATTAGCGCTTAAGGTTGATGGAAATGGAAGGTATATGTATTCCTATCCTTATATTGGTGCCACAGTTGCAGTAGCAGAGGCTTGTAGGAATGTTTCATTTGTAGGTGCTGAACCCGCTGGTATAACAAATTGTTTAAACTTTGGATCTCCTGACAATGAGAATGTTTCATACCAGATACAACAAGGTATAAAGGGAATGGCTAGGGCTTGTAAGGAACTAAATGTTCCAGTAACTGGTGGTAATGCATCTCTTTATAACGAGTATAATGGAACTCAAGTTTATCCAACCATAACTGTAGGATGTGTAGGTATAATAGATGATATAACAAAGGTAGTTGATGCTCAATTCAAGAAAGAGGGAGATTTGATAGCACTCATCGGTAACGAAACAAAAGAAGATTTTGGAATGGCCGAAATTCTTAAAGCACTGGACAAAGATGTATGTGGAAAACCACCTATAATTGAATTTGAGGTTGAGAGAAAATTACAGGAATTCGCAAGGTTTGTAATAAAGCATGGTCTTGTCTCGTCTGCTAACGATGTATCTGATGGTGGTATGATTGTTTCAGTCGTTGAAAGTATGATAGATACAGATTTTGGAGTAATGCTTGACCTTTCATCATTGCCCGTCTATCCAGCAATAGCACTATTCTCCGAAACTCAAAGTAGAGGTATATTCTCTTTTGATAAGGAATTCCTTGATACTATAAAAACTATATCTCAACATTATGGATTAAAGTTTAGATTGATCGGTGAAGTGATTAAAGACCACAAACTCATAATTAAGGGTGTCAAACAATCTGATGATTTGGTTATCACTAAAGAAGAATTAAAACATGCGTTTTATTCTAATTCTTTCTAATATTCTACTAAATACTCTTCTAGCCTTAGCATACCAATCAAACTACATCCAGGTGATTGGAAGCCTATCAAGCTTGAAAAACTCATTCATTGTTGATGGAGGTGTAAGCATATACTCATTTGACATATCACTTAAGATAGAGTATAACGATTACGGTGAAGTTAAAAATTACGGATTGTTAAACTCTGAATACTATATTGAGACTGGTAGTTATAGAATTTATGAAACCTTACTCTCTGCTAGTATTGGTATAAATTTAGGAAACTTTAGGAGTTTTACTATACTTAAGAGTAGCGTTATAAGTGCGATAACTCAAAGTGTAGGGTTTTATTACGGTGTTGGAGGTTCTTTAAGTTTTGCCGAAGGATTAGTGCTTGGCTTTAATGTAGATGACTTTGAACCATTCTCTGGTAACGTCAGGTTCTTGGGGTATGTAAGTTATAGCGACACAAACTTGATAGATAGAATTTACTTGTCAATTTCAAAGAGTGTAATCTCGACTCTTGGTTTTGAGGTTCTTTCTGAAGTTAGGTTGCTGAAACTTGAATATTTTAGTGTAAATGTGGGGCTTGGTTATAACGGTTCTTTCGGAGGAAGACAACTCTATCCATATCTGACTACCTTGAAACTGATATTACCTTACGGATTTGAGATTTTCAACACTACAAGGTTTTCAGAGTTTGCTTACGATACTAGCATTGGAATAACCTACGAATTTGACTCCATCCAATAAGACTATGTAACTCTGAAATTGCCAAAAGCCCAACAACTAATGTGTCTAAAACTATCTCTTTTAACTTAAGTTTTTTATAACTTCAGACAAGAACGTTAACGATTGGTGTGTGCCTGAAAGACATCTTTACAATATACTACAATGGTTTTAAGTTCCATAAATTACTCAAGATTCTTAAATTTCAGTATATAGTTTTTAGTTGCGATATAAACAAATCCTTAATTGTCAACAAATCTCTTCCTTTGTCTATTGCACCTCTTACGAAGTCTGACCTACCACCACCTTTAACACCTTCGCTTTTGAGTGTTTCTAAAACCTTATGGATGTTTAATCCACTAACATTCGTTCCAGCAACGAAGTTAATTCCCTTGTCCCCTTCCGAAGCCAGGAAAACAACAACGTTATTTATTCTATCTCTAACTGAATCAACCAATCTCCCCAAAGAGTTAGTATCTACATCACTAAAAACTTTGAAAACCACTTTGATATTCCCAATATCCTCAACATCACTGACTATTTCATCCACTGATACTTGCCTTGATGCTTTACTTCTTGACTTCTCAAGTTCTTTAAGTTTCTTCAGTATGCTATCAACTTTGACTGGTATGTTGTCAAAATCTACACCCAGTTTTCTTGATAGCTCTTCTAGTATTAGACTATACTTTCTAAACTCATCAAGTGCTGACTTACCAGCGACTGCTTCCAATCTTCTCACTCCTGATGCTATTGCTCTCTCGTCAGTAATTTTAATAATTCCTATTTCCCCAGTTCTATTTACATGCGTTCCGCCACAGAGTTCTTTTGAAAAGTTAGATATACTAACGACTCTCACAATATCTCCATACTTGTCTCCAAAGAATGCTAACGCTCCGCTTTTAATAGCCTCTTCCCTCGGCATAAATGTCTTAATAACCTCAACATCTTTAAAGATTATTTCATTAGCCTCTTCCTCAATATTCCTAATTTCATCGTCGGTTAGTGATGAGTAGTGAGAGAAATCAAATCTCAATCTGTTTGGTTCAACCAAAGACCCAGCCTGTGCTACATGTGTTCCTAAAACTTTCCTCAAAGAAGCGTGTAGGATATGTGTAGCAGTATGATGTTTTGCTATATTTTTTTTTCTGTTGATATCTACAATCATCTTAACCTTGCTATTCTTCTTTATCTCTCCTTTCTCTGGTCTTACGATGTGTAGATATACATCGTTTTCTTTCTTTGTATCAAGAACCAATCCTGTATTTTCATCAGCAGTTATAAGTCCAATATCACCTATCTGTCCTCCTCCTTCTCCATAGAATGGTGTTTCCTCGGTTATCACGATTCCCAGATTGCCTTCATTTAGAACTTCCGACTCAACAAGATTTTCTCCTTCTTTGAGTAGGATTTTTTTTACTCTGGACTCATATTCGTAGTACTCGTCTCCAACATATTTAGTTGATGTTTCTCCTTTAGTGATGATGTTAAAGTCAAAAACCACCTCTTCCTTCTTCCAACTCATTCTACCTCGCTGTTTTTGTTCCTCCATAAGTTCGTTAAAATTATTCCAATCAACAGAAAGTCCTTCATCCTTACAAACATCCTCAATTAAGTCAAGAGGCACGCCCATTGAGTCATACAGTTTGAATACCTCTGCTCCAGGAAGAATTGTGCGTTTTTGCTCTTTTATCTTTTGTATAAGTTCAGAAAGATATTCTATTCCCTTTGCTATATTACTAAAGTATCTCTCTTCCTCAATCTTTATAACCTTCTTTATATTATCTTTTTTGGACACAATCTCTGGATAAGCATCTCCCATAGATGCTACAACACCATCAATAATCTTATGTATTATTGGTTCGTTGATACCAATCTTGTTAGCGTACCTTAACGCTCTCCTCAATATTCTTCTTATTACATACCCTCTTCCTTCATTAGAAGGATAAACACCTTCAGCACCTACGAATGTTATAGCCCTTGAATGGTCCGCTAGAACATTTATAGGAATAGTATTATCTCCTTCATATTTCTTTTGGGTTTCCAATACTATCTTGTTGATTATAGGTTCAAATACATCCGTTTCATAAACACTTTTCTTGTTTTGTAGTATCATTGCAAGCCTCTCAAGTCCCATGCCTGTGTCAATGCCTTTGTATTCAAGTTCAGTTCTTTTACCTGTTCTATCCTGATGAAACTGCATAAATACAAGATTCCAAAACTCAAGAAATCCATCACAGTCCTCTGGTGTTTTACAAGTCGTTTTATCATAACCCCAGATCTCTCTTAAGTCAATGTATATTTCAGAGCAAGGACCACAAGGTCCTTCATCGCCAGGAGGTCCCCAAAAGTTATCTTTCTCTCCAAGCCTAATGATCCTATCGCTTTGGATACCAATCCTCTTGTTCCATATTTCAAACGCTTCTTCATCGTCTTTGTAAATGCTAACCCAGAGCAATTCCTTTTCTATTCCAACAACATTAGTAACGAAATCCCAAGCGTATTCTATCGCTTCTTTCTTGAAGTAATCTCCGAATGAAAAGTTACCAAGCATTTCAAAGAAGGTATGATGTCTTGGTGTTTTACCTACATTCTCAAGGTCGCTTGCCTTGCCACCTGCTCTCAAGCACTTTTGAACCGATGTTGCTCTAGTGTATTCAGGGGTCTTTTCTCTCAAAAAGTATGGCTTGAACTGAACCATACCTGCAGTTGTAAAAAGAAGTGTTGGATCATCTGGTGGTATAAGAGGACTACTACTAACTACTCTGTGATTTCTACTCTCAAAAAATTTTAGGAAGACCTCTCTTATCTCGCTACTCTTCAGGTTCTTCATAAGAGAAATATAACAAAAGTTTTGAATTTGTTTCAATTAACCGAAGAGTCTATTCAAGAAATTGTTGTATATCTTGAGAGATTAGACAAGATGGAGGATGTATTTGTGAAAGTATATTAAAATAGTATCTCTCGGAGGTCAGATAAAGGGTGTTCAAAAAATTGTTATATGTTTCAAGAGATTAGGTAGGAAGAGGAATGAGTTTGCGAAAGTTTGTTAAAATGATGTCTCTCGGAGACAGGGTATGAGGTTATTCTTGTTGTAAGGTATTGAACAAACAGCAAGATAGAAAGAATAATTAGTGAAAACTGTTACAAAGGTAGAGGCAGAAGAAAGAAACGCAAGAGTGCTCTGATTGTCCTGATAGATGTTCTTATGATACTGTGAAGGCTTTCGTATAGGCAAGCAAGAGAGGTTGTGAAAAGAAAACTGGGGATAGACATACACTACCGTTTGAAGAGATTGAGAGAGATAAAGGATGTGATTAATCGGAAGATACCTAAGTTAAATATGAGTTTTTTTGAGGAAGGCAGGGGTGAGATGGATAGTCGTTGATGGGACGGGTGTTGTGGGATGGAGATTAGGGGGGTTAGGGGACACATCAAGTTTGGATTACAACTGGTAGCCCATTCCTAATTGAAATGCTTTATTTTACGATTTTATAATAATGAGTATATAAATTATGAAACACGAATTTGCTGAAGCGAATAGACTTAAGAGAATTCCTCCTTATATCTTCTCAGTTGTTGATAGTATGAAGTTAGAGGTTCAGAAAAAGGGGATTGATACGATTGACTTCAGTCTCGGTAGCCCCGACATGAAACCTCCAAAAAGAGTCATTGAAAAACTTAAAGAAGCTCTTGATAGAGATGATGTTCATAATTATTCAAGGCACGATGGTGAAATAGAAAAGGAGTTTAGAAAAGAAATTGCTAATTGGTATGAGAGAAAATTCAATGTGTTACTAAACCCCGAAAAGGAAACATTACAACTTATAGGCTCAAAAGAAGGTATCGCTCACTTCGCTCTAGGTGTCATAAACAGTGAAGATATTGTCATAGTTCCATCACCAACCTATCCAGC
Encoded here:
- a CDS encoding TonB-dependent receptor plug domain-containing protein codes for the protein MKHMLNIIIMLFIFLLQFGGYAQITEEDFFKIEESIVVAATKQKQTVSEAPATVYVIDQKTLRVLSFSELNQVLRFVPGVDVYDPDFFLFGGQRGFVGAFDTTLVLLDGVEMNNNIASESFISHNYPLFHVKRIEVIQGPASSLYGANAVGGIINLVTYDEEEINGIRASVKFGSYNTLSPSALLGGKIGEFRYKVFGRVYLTDGPNYYDKVTKYYIYAPQTPNINRRPNYSLWDYSDTGYNRYLYAKLSYGPFYLGGVYNYQIDGRGVQDIQWVYYFDEDGRDQRVLFGGFEQFLIPDFLKLKIEQRVWQDYLWGNHTQVSDILDVSPSGYPITNSQDTNITRGDIEAWRGFYSNLKSPGSLRFQTELQAALYFAEKHRLTVGAVLDILRGLGASWNRLDYSTLVEGPTNVIDVHPYVDVDKQLASWIKASLYAQWEVPVISEVLFVTLGGRGDAYIVSNQTRFEINPRSGIVLKPFEGAAFKLLVGKAFREPTVFELWGAANKQGGIQKLKSASTWTFELSWFQIISDWLQNSLAGFYNYGENFKVTIPEQGSGVTEVPIVRIWGAEEYLKITLPFFPSIQITLGYTYQTGVQSYWKVTVQGTTTNSNWVDGSIPTIPQHKGSVIVSYKVLENAYLSILNYIVGDIDPGLGNSLSTTLGRLPAYWIVDASLLVNDIFTFANTSYDLNIAVRNLLNQEWWNLNPRNGGAGLSPAAFPQKGINFEVSLTGRL
- the purL gene encoding phosphoribosylformylglycinamidine synthase subunit PurL; translated protein: MSAELKEDINERTKEHLNILKLSEDEYRLIVEYLGRKPNEIELGMFGALWSEHCGYKHTRKLLKELPTEGKYIYVGPGENAGVIRVDDLAIVFKIESHNHPSAVEPYQGAATGVGGIVRDILSMGARPVALLDSLRFGDPSKPKVKHLLTGVVRGISDYGNCIGVPTVAGEVYFEDAYENNPLVNVMCVGITKVDKLVKSVAKGVGNLVVYYGAKTGRDGVHGATFASAELNTSSNEDRSSIQIADPFVEKKLIEATLELAENNLVVSIQDMGAAGLTSSSCEMASKGGVGIELEIDKVPVRVSDITPYEIMLSESQERMLAIVEPSKLDKVKEVLERWELDWAVIGKITNTKRCVVKYNNEKIVDLPLKYLVDEVPFYQKPSKEDTEVRKIRDIKPTVFIEDLKSSILKLLSSPNISSKRWIYEQYDWSVQTNTVIPPGKAGATVIRIKDTNKGLALKVDGNGRYMYSYPYIGATVAVAEACRNVSFVGAEPAGITNCLNFGSPDNENVSYQIQQGIKGMARACKELNVPVTGGNASLYNEYNGTQVYPTITVGCVGIIDDITKVVDAQFKKEGDLIALIGNETKEDFGMAEILKALDKDVCGKPPIIEFEVERKLQEFARFVIKHGLVSSANDVSDGGMIVSVVESMIDTDFGVMLDLSSLPVYPAIALFSETQSRGIFSFDKEFLDTIKTISQHYGLKFRLIGEVIKDHKLIIKGVKQSDDLVITKEELKHAFYSNSF
- the alaS gene encoding alanine--tRNA ligase, with amino-acid sequence MKNLKSSEIREVFLKFFESRNHRVVSSSPLIPPDDPTLLFTTAGMVQFKPYFLREKTPEYTRATSVQKCLRAGGKASDLENVGKTPRHHTFFEMLGNFSFGDYFKKEAIEYAWDFVTNVVGIEKELLWVSIYKDDEEAFEIWNKRIGIQSDRIIRLGEKDNFWGPPGDEGPCGPCSEIYIDLREIWGYDKTTCKTPEDCDGFLEFWNLVFMQFHQDRTGKRTELEYKGIDTGMGLERLAMILQNKKSVYETDVFEPIINKIVLETQKKYEGDNTIPINVLADHSRAITFVGAEGVYPSNEGRGYVIRRILRRALRYANKIGINEPIIHKIIDGVVASMGDAYPEIVSKKDNIKKVIKIEEERYFSNIAKGIEYLSELIQKIKEQKRTILPGAEVFKLYDSMGVPLDLIEDVCKDEGLSVDWNNFNELMEEQKQRGRMSWKKEEVVFDFNIITKGETSTKYVGDEYYEYESRVKKILLKEGENLVESEVLNEGNLGIVITEETPFYGEGGGQIGDIGLITADENTGLVLDTKKENDVYLHIVRPEKGEIKKNSKVKMIVDINRKKNIAKHHTATHILHASLRKVLGTHVAQAGSLVEPNRLRFDFSHYSSLTDDEIRNIEEEANEIIFKDVEVIKTFMPREEAIKSGALAFFGDKYGDIVRVVSISNFSKELCGGTHVNRTGEIGIIKITDERAIASGVRRLEAVAGKSALDEFRKYSLILEELSRKLGVDFDNIPVKVDSILKKLKELEKSRSKASRQVSVDEIVSDVEDIGNIKVVFKVFSDVDTNSLGRLVDSVRDRINNVVVFLASEGDKGINFVAGTNVSGLNIHKVLETLKSEGVKGGGRSDFVRGAIDKGRDLLTIKDLFISQLKTIY